The genome window GCCAATTACTACTTCTACACACCTATTTTCCCTATTCGGGGATATTACGTACAGTTCAACTCTCACAACAATTACATGGATTTACTGGTACAGACCGGCATCGTGGGCTTGGGATTATTTATCTGGTTCATGACCGAACAATCCATCCTGGGTTTGCGAATGATGACAAAAGTCCCCGAAGGATTTGCCAAAGGGCTGGTGTACGGAATTTTTGGCGGAACTATCGGGACCATTGTAGCAGGGATGTTTGGTGACTGGGTCATTCCCTTCGTCTATAATGTGGGCTTTAACGGCTTTCGGGCAAGCATTCTAGGCTGGTTTTTCATGGGGGGACTGGTAGCACTCGAACAAACTTTTCAAAGCCAAGAAGGCAAATGAGGTGTTATGGATCTCTCAATCGTCATTGTGAGTTGGAATGTAGCCTCGTACCTGGAAAATTGTTTGGATTCAATCTTTCAAAATGCACCCAATTGTTCTTTTGAGGTCTGGGTAGTGGATAATGCCTCTGTGGATCAGAGTGTTCAGATTATCAAAAAGCGGTTTCCTCAGGTTCATCTGGTTGAAAATTCTCAAAATGTTGGATTTGCCGAAGCCAACAATCAAGCCATTCGCCAATCGAAAGGTCGGTACGTGCTTTTGCTCAACCCCGATACGCTAGTTCACCCTTATGCCCTGCAAAGGCTGGTAGATTTCATGGATGGACACGCGGAAGCCGGAGCCGCCGGTTCGCTATACCTTTCCCCTAATGGAAAAATGCAACATTCCTGCATGCCATTTCCTACAGTGAGCAGGGAGTTCTGGCGCCTTTTCCACCTTGACGCTCTATGGCATTATGGCACGTATAACATGGAAAGATGGGATCGCCAAAAGGAACGTGAGGTAGAAAGTCTTCAGGGGGCTTGCCTGATTTTGCGTCATTCCGTGCTGGATGAAGTTGGGGTGTTAGACCCGGATTATTTCATGTACACTGAAGAGGTTGATCTGTGTTATCGTATTCATCACAAAGGCTGGAAACTCTATTGGGTACCTCAGTCGGTTATCACACATTTTGGGGGACAGAGTACTCGTCAAACTGCAAAGCAGATGTTTTTGTGGTTATATCGAAGCAAAATCATGTTCATCCGAAAACATTTTGGGGAAAAGAAAGCCCAGGAATACAAACAGGTCATTCGATGGGCTTCATTGCTTCGAATTGGGATTGCACCTTTTGTACAGCTTTTGCAGTCTTTTACTCCAAAGGACTATGTTAAGAATATTGAAAATTACCGTGAACTGATGAAACAGCTACCTGCAATGTAAGGGGGTGAAGAGGAAGAATGGAATCAAAAAGAGAGGCACTTCGTTTTCTCAGAATTCTTAGGGGTGATGTGCCCAATACATCCAGGCGGGGCTGGAACATTCATTTGGAAGGTGCCTTAAGTTGGCTAAATCTTGCAATTGCTTCTACGGGAGGTATTGGGTTATCAAAGGGGTTCGATTTATTACGGAGGAAGTGGCATCCCTTGTATCCGGAAATTACCGGTTATACCATTCCGACACTGCTGAACCTCTACTTAATGACCGGAAACTCACGCTGGGAGGCTCTTGCTCTTAAATGGGCCAAAAACCTGCTTCAATACCGCTCCATAGAGGGCGGAATTTACTACTGGGATCATCAAAAATCTCATTATCCTGTTATTTTCGACACCGGACAGGTGATTTTTGGATGGGTGGCGGCATACTGCCACACAGGCAACCCTCTTTTTCTGGAAGCCGCAGAACAATCTGCAAACTGGCTGGTTCATCAGCAAAGAGAGGATGGCGTTTGGGTTAATCACCAGCATCTTAATTATCCCAAAGTCATTGATGCAAGAGTGGATTGGGCTCTGTTGGAACTTTACAAGGTCAGGCCAAAACCTGTGTATCAGCAGGCGGCTTTAAGAAATCTCAACTGGGTTCTCCAGAATCAACACCCCGATGGATGGTTTTCTCATTGTGGCTTTCGTAGATTTGAGGCGCCTTTCACCCACACCCTTGCGTACACGGCTGAAGCCTTATTCTACAGTGCGAAAATCACGGACGATGAGCGATTCATGGAAGCCGCGCAAAAAACCGCTGAGGCGTTGATGCACTTCCAGCGCCCTGATGGATCTCTGGCAGGGGCATTTGGAAAACATTGGAAAGAAGCAGAAAAATCCACCTGCCTTACGGGAAATGCCCAAATAAGCAAACTGTGGATAGAAATGTCAAAAGAATTTCACACCTCTGAATATAAAGTCGCCGCAGAAAAATCTCTTGAATTCCTCTGCAAGACACAAATTCTGGGAACCAATTTTTGCGAGATTCTTGGCGGGATTGCCGGTTCTTATCCTATTTACGGGAAGTATGAACGCTTCAAGTATCCTGCATGGGCTTGTAAATTTTTTATAGATGCCCTTCTCGCCGTTCAAAAAGATAACGCTACCAGGGAACTCTTATTTTATTCAGGATAGGTGATTATGGCATTTGTCTTTTGGGTTTTGTGGCTGATTTTATTGATTCCCACTCTTTACTGGGTCCTCCTGGCAATTGCCTCCATATATACCCCGCGAAGAAGAGCATGGCAAAATGAGTTACCTCAAACCCGTTTTGCCATCGCCATTCCTGCGCATAACGAAGAAACCGTCATAGCCGAAACAGTGAACCGGCTTCAAGAACTGGATTATCCTGCACACCTGTTTTCAGTTTTTATCGTTGCCGATCATTGCTCCGATCAGACCGCAAACAAAGCCCGCGCCGCCGGAGCCACTGTTTTTGAACGCAAGGAAGGTCCACGTTCCGGGAAAGGCGCAGCCCTTTCGTGGTTATTTCAGAAAATTTTTGCAGACCCCACTTTTCAAGCCATTGTCGTTTTTGACGCCGACACCCGGGTAGATAAAAATTTCCTTCGAGTAATGGATATGCGTTTGAGAGAGGGATCTCAGGTTATCCAGGGGCAACACCGCATCCGCAACGAGAACGATGGTTGGTTTCCACTGCTCACCTGGGCAATGTTTCTCATTGATAACCGGTATCAGAACCTGGGGCGCAATAATCTGGGGTGTTCTGCCAAACATATGGGCGATTCGATATGTTTTCGTACTGAGGTTTTGCGAAAACTGGGCTGGGGAGAAGGATTGACCGAAGATTACCAGTTACGTCAACGCCTTTTGCTGGAAGGGATTCGCATCGAATACGAGCCTGAAGCCCTGGGCTTAGGCGAAGCCCCACTGACCTGGCAACAAGCCCGCGCGCAACGGGCACGCTGGTTACGGGGTACCCGCGATGCCAGCCGCACATTAGCCCCTCAATTGCTCAAGCAGGGAATCCGTAAGCAAAACCTGGCAATGCTGGAAGGGGCTTTACAGGCTTACTTCCCTTCCTTTTCCACGTTGAGCGTAATTGCTGTATTCTTTTTCTTCCTTCTCCTTTTGCTGTATTGGACAGGCAGAGCACTTCCTCCCTCTCTTCTTGCCGCTTGGGGTGGGTTAGTCATGGTTCTGATATTTTATCCATTTGGAGGACTCGTTCTGGAAAAAGCCCCCTTCAAAGCCTTTCTTGCCATACTGACGGGCCCATATTTCATTTTGTGGAGGACCGCTCTTGCTCTCCAAGCCCGACTGAGCCGCAAACCCGTCGTATGGATCAGAACAGCACATGGGAGAGGAAAATGAGACGTTCTCCGCTTTTCTGGATTTGCACCCTAGCCGTCATTCTCAGAGTGGGGGTGGCTGTTTACCTGGGAAATACCGTCGAAGCCCTCCCGGGGGTATCGGACCAGTTGTCCTATCATCACCTTGCCATTCGGGTGGTTGAAGGCCACGGCTTTAGTTTTGACCGGGCATGGTGGCCCGCTACTCGCGCGGGAGAACCTACCGCTCACTGGAGTTTTTTATACACGTTTTACCTGGCTGGTATTTATGCTCTTTTTGGAGTTCACCCTGTCTTTGCAAGAATCCTCCAGGCAATTCTTGTAGGAATTCTACAACCCTGGTTATCCTACTGGGTTGGCAAGCAAATCTTTGGACACAAAGTGGGAGTGTGGGCTGCGTTTCTTAATGCCATATACCTGTACTTTATCTATTATTCCGGCACCCTGATGACCGAACCATTTTATATCACTGCCATCTTGGGGGTGCTTGCATTAACCATTCAACTCACTCAATCAGCCAAAACGTCCCTTCAGCAAACAAGAACCGCAATCCTCTTGGGACTTGTATATGGAATCGCTGTTCTTCTGAGACAATTGTTTTTGTTGTTTTTACCTTTCTTAATCCTTTGGATCTTTATCAAAAACCAACAGGAAAAGATTGGTTTGCAATGGTGGCATGGGGTTATTTCTCTTGGAGTCATCCTTGTCATGATTCTCCCGTTCACGCTCTATAACTACCAGCGTTTTGGAGAATTTGTCCTTCTCAACACAAATTCTGGTTATGCATTTTACTGGGCAAATCATCCTTACTACGGAACAAAATTTATTCCAATTTTGAGCGAAGAGGAATATCTCAACCTCTTACCTGAGGAATTGCTCTCTTTGAATGAAGCCGCCCTGGATAAAGCCCTGCTCAGCCGCGGCATTCAGTTCGTGCTTGATGACCCCGTGCGATATGGGATGTTAAGTCTGAGCCGCATCCCGCCTTATTTTGATTTTCTGCCCAGGTCAGAATCAGGGTGGATCAGCAATATCACCCGCGTGTTCAGTTTTGGGGTGTTCTTTCCTTTCATGCTGGTTGGTTTGTTTCTCGCAATCAAGGATACGTTTAAGACCATTCCAACGTTCTTTTCCTCTCCGCCTGCTCTGTTGATTCTCTTTTCCATTGTGTATATTGGCATTCATGTACTCACCTGGACCCTGGTGCGGTATCGGTTACCTGTCGATGCCGTATGGCTCATCTTTGCAGGACTGACCTTCGTGCGCATCTCTGCCAGAATGTTTCATCCTGTCTCAAAACCATGAATATCCTCTACTATGTCCCTTATCCTCCTAACCTGATACGGGTTCGCCCCTATAACCTGATTCGTGCACTGCTTGAACGAGGACACTCCATCACCTTAGCCTCACTGATTACTTCTGCTGCAGACGGGGAAGACTTACACAGACTTGAAGCCATGGGTGTACAGATTGTGTCAGCGTCGATGCCCAAATGGCGCTCCCTGGTGAATTGCATTGTGTACTTGCCTACCAGACATCCCATGCAGG of Anaerolinea thermophila UNI-1 contains these proteins:
- a CDS encoding ArnT family glycosyltransferase, translated to MRRSPLFWICTLAVILRVGVAVYLGNTVEALPGVSDQLSYHHLAIRVVEGHGFSFDRAWWPATRAGEPTAHWSFLYTFYLAGIYALFGVHPVFARILQAILVGILQPWLSYWVGKQIFGHKVGVWAAFLNAIYLYFIYYSGTLMTEPFYITAILGVLALTIQLTQSAKTSLQQTRTAILLGLVYGIAVLLRQLFLLFLPFLILWIFIKNQQEKIGLQWWHGVISLGVILVMILPFTLYNYQRFGEFVLLNTNSGYAFYWANHPYYGTKFIPILSEEEYLNLLPEELLSLNEAALDKALLSRGIQFVLDDPVRYGMLSLSRIPPYFDFLPRSESGWISNITRVFSFGVFFPFMLVGLFLAIKDTFKTIPTFFSSPPALLILFSIVYIGIHVLTWTLVRYRLPVDAVWLIFAGLTFVRISARMFHPVSKP
- a CDS encoding glycosyltransferase family 2 protein, with the protein product MDLSIVIVSWNVASYLENCLDSIFQNAPNCSFEVWVVDNASVDQSVQIIKKRFPQVHLVENSQNVGFAEANNQAIRQSKGRYVLLLNPDTLVHPYALQRLVDFMDGHAEAGAAGSLYLSPNGKMQHSCMPFPTVSREFWRLFHLDALWHYGTYNMERWDRQKEREVESLQGACLILRHSVLDEVGVLDPDYFMYTEEVDLCYRIHHKGWKLYWVPQSVITHFGGQSTRQTAKQMFLWLYRSKIMFIRKHFGEKKAQEYKQVIRWASLLRIGIAPFVQLLQSFTPKDYVKNIENYRELMKQLPAM
- a CDS encoding glycosyltransferase family 2 protein, producing the protein MAFVFWVLWLILLIPTLYWVLLAIASIYTPRRRAWQNELPQTRFAIAIPAHNEETVIAETVNRLQELDYPAHLFSVFIVADHCSDQTANKARAAGATVFERKEGPRSGKGAALSWLFQKIFADPTFQAIVVFDADTRVDKNFLRVMDMRLREGSQVIQGQHRIRNENDGWFPLLTWAMFLIDNRYQNLGRNNLGCSAKHMGDSICFRTEVLRKLGWGEGLTEDYQLRQRLLLEGIRIEYEPEALGLGEAPLTWQQARAQRARWLRGTRDASRTLAPQLLKQGIRKQNLAMLEGALQAYFPSFSTLSVIAVFFFFLLLLLYWTGRALPPSLLAAWGGLVMVLIFYPFGGLVLEKAPFKAFLAILTGPYFILWRTALALQARLSRKPVVWIRTAHGRGK